A region of the Nitrospirota bacterium genome:
TTGCAGCTAAACCTATAATTATCCCTGGAATAGTTATTACATCGGGGATTATCTGGTGATACAGGTCTATAACACTTGCAGTAAGAAGAGATGAAAAAAGGAGTGCATAAAAGGCAGTCTCTGCATTAAATCCAAATTTCCATGCTATTAAGACATATCCTGCTCCATTAATAAGTTCAATCAGAATGTACTGCGCTGAAATAGATGTTCCGCAGTCCCTGCATCTTCCCCGCAGCATCAGGAAGCTTAGGATCGGGATATTGTCGTAGAACTTTATTGATGTCCTGCATTGGGGGCAATTAGATGCTGGCGAGATTATGGATTTCTCCATCGGCAAACGGTGAATGCAGACATTGAGGAAACTGCCTACTGCAGCGCCTAATACAAAGATAAATATGTATGTTAGAATCATTTAGGGGTTGCCTTAATCTTGACATGCATGGTTAATAAATGCATTATAAACAGTGTCAATAAAGCATGCAAGCGATAAGCTGTAATTGAATTATAAAGGTTTTTCTGATGATCAAAAAGATAGCAGTTTTAGGGGCTGGCAGTTGGGGGACAACCCTTGCCTTGCTGCTCGCTGAAAAAGATAATGAAATACGGTTATGGGCCTACGAAAAAGAACTCGTAGAGGTTATAAAAAAAGAGAGGGTGAATACCTTATACCTTCCGGGTTATACACTG
Encoded here:
- a CDS encoding prepilin peptidase; translation: MILTYIFIFVLGAAVGSFLNVCIHRLPMEKSIISPASNCPQCRTSIKFYDNIPILSFLMLRGRCRDCGTSISAQYILIELINGAGYVLIAWKFGFNAETAFYALLFSSLLTASVIDLYHQIIPDVITIPGIIIGLAASALILPAGIKSSFFGILLGGGLFFVIAVASRGGMGGGDIKLIAMIGSFLGLTDVLITIVLSSFIGSLVGIFIMIFFGKGRKYKIPFGPFLAFGGIMSLFFKAEIIEWYFGMDLWHY